From the Euphorbia lathyris chromosome 6, ddEupLath1.1, whole genome shotgun sequence genome, one window contains:
- the LOC136234259 gene encoding putative lipase C4A8.10 isoform X2: MDMTTRGSFASSKGIVNGNNGPDHLLVLVHGILASPSDWTYVEAELKRRLGKNFLLYASASNTFTKTFSGIDGAGKRLAEEVMQVVKKTKGLKKISFLAHSLGGLFARYAIAVLYSENASSTSQSNDLADSSISSSEGPCSIRKGTIAGLDPVNFVTLATPHLGVRGRKQLPFLLGIPILEKLAPPLAPIFTGRTGSQLFLTDGKPDRPPLLLRMASNCEDGQFVSALGAFRCRILYANVSYDHMVGWRTSSIRREKELVKPPQRSLDGYKHVVDVEYCQPMSSDGPHFPPEAARAKEAAQNEPTVKNTVEYHELMEEEMIHGLQQLGWKKVDVSFHSAFWPFFAHNNIHVKNEWLHNAGAGVIAHVADSLKQQENSSFIAASL; encoded by the exons ATGGATATGACAACTCGAGGGAGCTTTGCATCATCCAAGGGAATTGTGAATGGGAATAATGGCCCTGATCATCTTCTTGTTCTTGTTCATGGCATATTAGCTAG CCCAAGTGACTGGACATATGTAGAAGCAGAGTTAAAAAGGCGTCTTGGAAAAAACTTTTTGTTATATG CAAGTGCATCTAACACTTTCACTAAAACCTTTTCTGGGATTGATGGTGCTGGAAAACGACTGGCAGAAGAA GTTATGCAAGTTGTAAAAAAGACAAAGGGTTTGAAAAAGATTTCCTTTTTAGCCCATTCTCTTGGAGGTTTGTTTGCAAGATATGCTATTGCTGTCCTTTATTCAGAGAATGCCTCAAGTACTAGCCAATCCAATGATCTAGCTGATTCCTCAATATCTAGCTCAGAAGGACCTTGCTCTATTAGAAAAGGTACAATTGCTGGGTTGGACCCAGTAAATTTTGTCACCCTGGCAACTCCACATCTTGGAGTCAGAGGAAGAAAGCAG CTTCCATTTCTGTTAGGAATTCCCATTCTAGAGAAACTTGCTCCACCACTTGCTCCTATTTTTACTGGACGAACTGGCAGTCAACTTTTTCTTACTGATGGTAAACCTGACAGACCGCCCCTTCTTCTAAGAATGGCATCAAATTGTGAAGATGGACAATTTGT ATCTGCTTTGGGTGCTTTTAGATGTCGcatcctatatgcaaatgtatCTTATGATC ATATGGTTGGTTGGCGCACATCCTCCATAAGGAGAGAGAAGGAACTTGTGAAG CCCCCTCAGCGATCTTTGGATGGTTACAAGCATGTTGTAGATGTTGAATATTGTCAACCAATGTCATCGGATGGCCCTCATTTTCCTCCCGAAGCAGCCAGAGCGAAGGAGGCAGCGCAGAACGAACCAACTGTGAAAAACACAGTGGAATATCATGAACTGATGGAAG AGGAAATGATACACGGTTTACAGCAGCTGGGATGGAAAAAAGTCGATGTCAGCTTCCACTCGGCATTCTGGCCCTTCTTTGCCCATAACAATATACAT GTGAAGAATGAATGGCTGCATAATGCTGGTGCTGGAGTAATTGCACATGTTGCAGACAGTCTAAAGCAGCAAGAAAACTCCTCTTTCATTGCGGCTAGCTTGTAG
- the LOC136233711 gene encoding beta-glucosidase 12-like, translated as MAIPYQFSLPLGILILYLKLHTTIATTITSTYKISSFNRSNFPANFLFGTASSSYQYEGAVNEEGKGPSSWDIFTHKFPEKIKDHSNGDVAVDSYHRYKEDVHIMKEMGFSAYRFSISWPRILPNGKLSAGVNKAGVNYYNNLINELLANGIEPFVTLFHFDLPQALEDEYGGFLSPHIVDDFRDFADTCFKEFGDRVKNWITLNEPSIFSYAGYALGVSPPGRCSTWMNMNCSGGDSGTEPYLVSHYQLIAHAAVVQLYKTTYQEIQKGIIGITLAVTWTEPYSNARHNINAAKRALDFTLGWFMDPLTHGNYPHVMQSYIGDRLPKFSKNESKLVKRSFDFIGINYYTASYAIYAPQFRNANKSVLTDNLVNLTNERDGVLIGPQAHPSSFINVYPKGIHKVLQYVKKKYQNPLIYITENGIDEVNNATLPLEEALDDKMRVDYFYHHLYFLQKSIKEGVNVKGYFGWSLLDNFEWGSGFSSRFGINFVDYKDGLKRYPKLSAQWFKNFLT; from the exons ATGGCAATTCCATACCAATTTTCCCTCCCCTTAGGAATCCTAATTTTGTACCTTAAATTGCATACAACTATAGCTACTACAATTACATCCACCTATAAGATTTCCTCCTTCAACCGGAGCAATTTTCCAGCGAATTTCCTTTTCGGGACAGCATCCTCATCTTATCAG TATGAAGGTGCAGTAAATGAAGAAGGTAAAGGACCAAGCTCATGGGATATTTTCACTCATAAATTTCCAG AGAAAATTAAAGATCACAGCAATGGAGATGTGGCTGTTGATTCGTATCATCGTTATAAG GAAGATGTACATATTATGAAAGAAATGGGCTTCAGTGCTTACAGATTTTCAATTTCGTGGCCTCGGATTTTGCCAA ATGGAAAGCTTAGTGCTGGTGTTAACAAGGCAGGAGTCAATTACTATAATAATCTCATCAATGAGCTTCTAGCAAACG GTATAGAACCCTTCGTCACCTTATTTCATTTCGATCTTCCACAAGCTTTAGAAGATGAGTATGGTGGCTTTTTAAGTCCTCACATTGT GGATGATTTTAGAGACTTTGCGGATACATGTTTCAAGGAATTTGGGGACCGAGTTAAAAACTGGATTACGTTAAATGAACCGTCAATTTTCAGTTATGCTGGTTATGCGTTAGGTGTTTCGCCACCAGGGCGATGTTCTACTTGGATGAATATGAATTGCAGTGGTGGAGATTCTGGAACCGAACCGTATTTAGTTTCACATTATCAACTTATTGCTCATGCTGCTGTTGTGCAACTTTATAAGACCACATATCAA GAAATCCAAAAGGGCATTATAGGAATTACGTTAGCAGTAACTTGGACAGAGCCCTATTCCAATGCAAGGCATAATATAAATGCCGCAAAAAGGGCGCTTGATTTTACTTTAGGCTG GTTCATGGATCCATTAACACATGGTAATTATCCCCACGTTATGCAATCTTATATCGGAGATCGATTACccaaattctcaaaaaatgaaTCAAAGCTCGTAAAAAGATCCTTTGATTTTATTGGAATCAATTATTATACTGCTTCTTACGCTATTTATGCACCTCAATTTCGAAACGCAAACAAAAGTGTTTTGACTGATAATCTTGTTAACTTGACaa ATGAGCGTGATGGTGTCCTAATTGGTCCACAG GCACATCCTTCAAGTTTTATTAATGTTTATCCAAAAGGGATTCACAAGGTTCTGCAGTATGTGAAAAAGAAATACCAAAATCCACTTATTTACATCACTGAAAATG GTATTGATGAGGTTAATAATGCCACGTTGCCATTAGAGGAAGCCTTGGATGACAAAATGAGGGTTGATTACTTCTATCATCACCTTTATTTTCTTCAAAAATCAATCAA GGAAGGAGTGAATGTGAAGGGATATTTTGGGTGGTCATTACTGGACAATTTTGAATGGGGCTCAGGATTCAGTTCAAGATTTGGTATCAATTTTGTGGATTATAAAGATGGATTAAAACGATATCCAAAACTCTCTGCTCAATGGTTTAAAAACTTcctaacataa
- the LOC136234259 gene encoding putative lipase YDR444W isoform X3, protein MATPSLIQARCGYSSIFFTTNNLRNGSYGGASPASAYSPSSSSCSCSSSQGLNFTSASASNTFTKTFSGIDGAGKRLAEEVMQVVKKTKGLKKISFLAHSLGGLFARYAIAVLYSENASSTSQSNDLADSSISSSEGPCSIRKGTIAGLDPVNFVTLATPHLGVRGRKQLPFLLGIPILEKLAPPLAPIFTGRTGSQLFLTDGKPDRPPLLLRMASNCEDGQFVSALGAFRCRILYANVSYDHMVGWRTSSIRREKELVKPPQRSLDGYKHVVDVEYCQPMSSDGPHFPPEAARAKEAAQNEPTVKNTVEYHELMEEEMIHGLQQLGWKKVDVSFHSAFWPFFAHNNIHVKNEWLHNAGAGVIAHVADSLKQQENSSFIAASL, encoded by the exons ATGGCAACGCCTTCTCTAATACAAGCTCGGTGCGGATATTCGTCCATATTTTTTACTACTAATAATTTGAGAAATGGATCTTATGGAGGAGCTTCCCCTGCTTCCGCATATTCACCGTCATCTTCTTCCTGTTCTTGTTCTTCGTCTCAGGGACTAAACTTCACTTCTG CAAGTGCATCTAACACTTTCACTAAAACCTTTTCTGGGATTGATGGTGCTGGAAAACGACTGGCAGAAGAA GTTATGCAAGTTGTAAAAAAGACAAAGGGTTTGAAAAAGATTTCCTTTTTAGCCCATTCTCTTGGAGGTTTGTTTGCAAGATATGCTATTGCTGTCCTTTATTCAGAGAATGCCTCAAGTACTAGCCAATCCAATGATCTAGCTGATTCCTCAATATCTAGCTCAGAAGGACCTTGCTCTATTAGAAAAGGTACAATTGCTGGGTTGGACCCAGTAAATTTTGTCACCCTGGCAACTCCACATCTTGGAGTCAGAGGAAGAAAGCAG CTTCCATTTCTGTTAGGAATTCCCATTCTAGAGAAACTTGCTCCACCACTTGCTCCTATTTTTACTGGACGAACTGGCAGTCAACTTTTTCTTACTGATGGTAAACCTGACAGACCGCCCCTTCTTCTAAGAATGGCATCAAATTGTGAAGATGGACAATTTGT ATCTGCTTTGGGTGCTTTTAGATGTCGcatcctatatgcaaatgtatCTTATGATC ATATGGTTGGTTGGCGCACATCCTCCATAAGGAGAGAGAAGGAACTTGTGAAG CCCCCTCAGCGATCTTTGGATGGTTACAAGCATGTTGTAGATGTTGAATATTGTCAACCAATGTCATCGGATGGCCCTCATTTTCCTCCCGAAGCAGCCAGAGCGAAGGAGGCAGCGCAGAACGAACCAACTGTGAAAAACACAGTGGAATATCATGAACTGATGGAAG AGGAAATGATACACGGTTTACAGCAGCTGGGATGGAAAAAAGTCGATGTCAGCTTCCACTCGGCATTCTGGCCCTTCTTTGCCCATAACAATATACAT GTGAAGAATGAATGGCTGCATAATGCTGGTGCTGGAGTAATTGCACATGTTGCAGACAGTCTAAAGCAGCAAGAAAACTCCTCTTTCATTGCGGCTAGCTTGTAG
- the LOC136234259 gene encoding putative lipase YDR444W isoform X1: MATPSLIQARCGYSSIFFTTNNLRNGSYGGASPASAYSPSSSSCSCSSSQGLNFTSGVNSNWKHQVVRSQAMDMTTRGSFASSKGIVNGNNGPDHLLVLVHGILASPSDWTYVEAELKRRLGKNFLLYASASNTFTKTFSGIDGAGKRLAEEVMQVVKKTKGLKKISFLAHSLGGLFARYAIAVLYSENASSTSQSNDLADSSISSSEGPCSIRKGTIAGLDPVNFVTLATPHLGVRGRKQLPFLLGIPILEKLAPPLAPIFTGRTGSQLFLTDGKPDRPPLLLRMASNCEDGQFVSALGAFRCRILYANVSYDHMVGWRTSSIRREKELVKPPQRSLDGYKHVVDVEYCQPMSSDGPHFPPEAARAKEAAQNEPTVKNTVEYHELMEEEMIHGLQQLGWKKVDVSFHSAFWPFFAHNNIHVKNEWLHNAGAGVIAHVADSLKQQENSSFIAASL; this comes from the exons ATGGCAACGCCTTCTCTAATACAAGCTCGGTGCGGATATTCGTCCATATTTTTTACTACTAATAATTTGAGAAATGGATCTTATGGAGGAGCTTCCCCTGCTTCCGCATATTCACCGTCATCTTCTTCCTGTTCTTGTTCTTCGTCTCAGGGACTAAACTTCACTTCTG GGGTAAATAGTAATTGGAAACATCAAGTTGTTAGATCTCAAGCTATGGATATGACAACTCGAGGGAGCTTTGCATCATCCAAGGGAATTGTGAATGGGAATAATGGCCCTGATCATCTTCTTGTTCTTGTTCATGGCATATTAGCTAG CCCAAGTGACTGGACATATGTAGAAGCAGAGTTAAAAAGGCGTCTTGGAAAAAACTTTTTGTTATATG CAAGTGCATCTAACACTTTCACTAAAACCTTTTCTGGGATTGATGGTGCTGGAAAACGACTGGCAGAAGAA GTTATGCAAGTTGTAAAAAAGACAAAGGGTTTGAAAAAGATTTCCTTTTTAGCCCATTCTCTTGGAGGTTTGTTTGCAAGATATGCTATTGCTGTCCTTTATTCAGAGAATGCCTCAAGTACTAGCCAATCCAATGATCTAGCTGATTCCTCAATATCTAGCTCAGAAGGACCTTGCTCTATTAGAAAAGGTACAATTGCTGGGTTGGACCCAGTAAATTTTGTCACCCTGGCAACTCCACATCTTGGAGTCAGAGGAAGAAAGCAG CTTCCATTTCTGTTAGGAATTCCCATTCTAGAGAAACTTGCTCCACCACTTGCTCCTATTTTTACTGGACGAACTGGCAGTCAACTTTTTCTTACTGATGGTAAACCTGACAGACCGCCCCTTCTTCTAAGAATGGCATCAAATTGTGAAGATGGACAATTTGT ATCTGCTTTGGGTGCTTTTAGATGTCGcatcctatatgcaaatgtatCTTATGATC ATATGGTTGGTTGGCGCACATCCTCCATAAGGAGAGAGAAGGAACTTGTGAAG CCCCCTCAGCGATCTTTGGATGGTTACAAGCATGTTGTAGATGTTGAATATTGTCAACCAATGTCATCGGATGGCCCTCATTTTCCTCCCGAAGCAGCCAGAGCGAAGGAGGCAGCGCAGAACGAACCAACTGTGAAAAACACAGTGGAATATCATGAACTGATGGAAG AGGAAATGATACACGGTTTACAGCAGCTGGGATGGAAAAAAGTCGATGTCAGCTTCCACTCGGCATTCTGGCCCTTCTTTGCCCATAACAATATACAT GTGAAGAATGAATGGCTGCATAATGCTGGTGCTGGAGTAATTGCACATGTTGCAGACAGTCTAAAGCAGCAAGAAAACTCCTCTTTCATTGCGGCTAGCTTGTAG